A segment of the Streptomyces sp. ITFR-21 genome:
CAGACCCGGACCGCGAGCAGGCCCTCGCGGACGATCGCCAGCACCTTCCGTCCGTCCGGCAGGTGCAGCGGACGGCCCTCGGTCTCCAGAACGGTCTTCTCACCGTCCAGTTCGCGGACCACCGAGCCGTCCTCCAGCCGCCAGATGCCCGGCAGCCCGGGGATCACGCCGTCCGGCAGGTCGTCGAGCCAGTGCGTACCGGTCAGGGCCAGCAGGCCGTCGGCCGCGGCGACCGACTCGGCCCGCCCCTCGCGCCACTTCTCCCACTCGGCGACTGCCTGCTCATCGGTTTGTGTACTCATGTGCGCCAACCTTTCCATGCCGGAAACGGAAGCCAAAGACGATCTCGAAGCGTCGACCCGCGGTAGGCCGGGCGCCCGCTGAACCGCGTTGCCGGATCAGTGGTACAACCCGCGCGACGAAGGCATCCATTCCGCGCCCGCCGTCCACCGCCCGCGCCCCGGACGGCCGCGGCCGTCGGGCGCGCGGGCCGCCGCCCGCGCCTCGGGCACGGCCGTCCCGTCGGCGCGCCCCGCGTTCAACCGGTCCTGAGCCGCGATCCGCCGGGGCGGCCGTCGCGGGCCGCCCCCGCCGGCCGTTGCAGGCCGAGGTGTTCGCGAAGCGTCGCGCCCGGATGGAAGGCGCGGAACAGCCCGCGGTGCTGGAGGAGTGCCGCCGTGCCGTTGACGAAGCGCTCCAGATCGCGCCGGGGCTCGACCGGCACCGCGTGGAAGCCGTCCACCGCACCGGCCCGCTGCCAGTCCGCCATGAGCTCGGCCAGGTCGACCGGGCCGCCGCGGAACAGCGCCCCGCCGGATCCGTCGGGCACCGGGGCGACCACCGTGCCCGACTCCGGGCCGAGTTCGGCACCGCCGAGGTCGACGCGCAGTTCCCCGAGCACCAGCAGCCGGTCCGGGTCGCGGCCCCACTCCGCCGCCCGGCCGCGCAGTTCGGTACGTATCCGGTCCGCCTGGACCTGGCAGGCGGACCGGACGAAGGCGATGTCCGCATACCGGGCGGCGGTGGACCGGGCCGCGGGCTCGGTGGCGTCCACCGCGAGCACCGGCCGGCCCTGCGGCGGCCGGTGCTCGGCGCCCTCCAGGGTGTCCCAGGCCAGCACGGCCGTCCCGACCACGTCGGCCGCCGCCCGCCAGCGCGCCTCGGCCCGCTTCGGCGCCGGCTGCCCGGCCGCCGCTTCCGTTCCGTCGCCGCCCCCGGCGGGTCCGCCCTCCGGCGCGGTGACCGTCCAGCCCGCACGGCCCTGGCTCACCCGGTCCAGGCCCGCGACGCTCCGGGCCAGCTCGGCCGGGGCGGCGGAGGCGGCGGCCATGGCGGGCACCAGGCCGATCCGGTCGGTGGCGGACGCGACCCGGGCGAGGACCGCGAGCAGGTCGAGGGCGTCGAGGGCGTCGAGGACACCGCCGCCGGCGCCGCCGCCCAGCGTCACGAAGTCCAGCGCGCCGCGCTCGGCGAGCCGGGCCAGTTCCACGTAGTGGTCCGCGGTGTGCCGCCCGCGGCCGTCGATCGCGGCGGCGAGGTGCAGCAGGCGGGTACGCCGGTACGGAGCGGCGGCGGCCGCGGGCCGCGGGACGGCGGCGGGGGGCGCCGCGGAGGGGGGCGGGCTGGGAGGCGGGGTTTCGGCAGGCACGCGAAGGCTCCGTAGGACACGCGGAAGAGGCGGGAGACGCCTTCACACAGCCGCCGCGCCCCTCAACGCGGCTGGGTCCCCGAGGGGCCCTGTCCATGAGGCTATGCCGAGTCCGTCGCCGCCTGTCAAGCACGTCCGACAGGTGGACACGGCGTCTCAGCGCGGTTGACGGATCGGCCGCCCGGCTGCTGCACTGTGCGCATGCGTAGCTGTCAGCTGGTCACCCGCGGCCACATCGACTTCGGTCGGGTGTGGTCGGCGGCGTGTCGTAGCCACTGACCTTCTCCGACAGACGTCCGACGGATCGTCCTGTCTTCACACACGCATCGCTCAGCCGCTCCGGGCCCTCCCTCCGGCCCCCCGCGTCACCGCGCCCGGCTCGCTCCCGATCCGGCCGGCCGCCCGCCCGCCGACCGCAGCCCCCGAACGTGTCCGCCCGCCGCCCGCGGCGCCGGCCGGCGATCCCCGCCACCCTCCGACGCCGCCCGCGGACTCCGCCCCCGGTCGCGGCCCCGGAAGACCGTCTTCACCAGAAGGCGCGGACTGAGTCCCCGTCAGCGCCGCCGGTTGGAGCCGCCAGGGCCGGACTGCGACGATTCGCGGCGATCCGGGGGAATTGCCCGCGGCTGTCCCGCGGTGCCGGAAACAGCCCGTTCACCGGGCCCGGCCGGGAGGCCGCTTCCCCTTGGGACATACCGCGCCGGACCGGCCCGAAGATCCCGAACGCACCCGCCTCACCCCTACTGAGCTCGGCACTTCCGGCGCCAGGCAGGTTATCGGACCGGCATGCGGGGCAAGTACCGCCGTACGGCCCCGTGCATCACCCGCGCGTGAAGGAAGTTCCCATTAAACCGTCACCCCGCTTACCCCTGCCGCGGCCTGACGGTACGCCACTATCGTGTGTGCCAGTACCGTCACAAGTCGCCTGCATGGCGGCAATCCGCGTGGCACATCATCCACAACATGGACGAACATAGGAACAGCGGACGGTACGACCGCGTGTGAGAGAGGAGGCGTCCATGGGTTCGGTACGACGGGCGAGTGCCTGGCTGGGCCTCGTCGACGACAACGGCGGCGAGGGTTACTACGACGAGGAGTACGCCGACTACGGCGAGGGCTCCGAACGTGCGGACGCCTGGGTGACCGATCCGCGGGTGCGGGTGGCCAGCGAGTCGGCGCACGAGCAGGGCAACCGGATCGCCACCGTCACCCCGGACGGCTTCCGGGACGCGCGCGGCATCGGCGAACTGTTCCGGGACGGCGTACCGGTCATCGTCAACCTCACCGCCATGGAGCCCTCCGACGCCAAGCGCGTGGTCGACTTCGCGGCCGGCCTCACCTTCGGGCTGCGCGGCTCCATCGAACGGGTGGCCACCCGGGTCTTCCTGCTGACCCCGGCCGACTACTCGGTCATGAACGCCGACACCCGCCACGGCGGCGACCGCTTCTTCAACCAGTCCTAGGGCCTCACCGGACGGCGACGCGGAGGCCCTGGTCCGGGCGCGTCAGCCGCGGAACGCGTCGAGTCCGGTGAGTGCCTTGCCCAGGACGAGTTGGTGCATCTCCACCGTGCCCTCGTACGTGAGCACGGATTCCAGGTTGGTCGCGTGCCGCATGACGGGGTATGCGAGCGAGATCCCGTTGGCGCCCAGCACGGTGCGGGCGGTGCGGCAGATGCCGATCGCCTCGCGTACGTTGTTGAGCTTGCCGAAGCTGACCTGTTCCGGGCGCAGCCGCCCGGCGTCCATCCGCCGTCCCAGATGGTGGGCGAGCAGGATTCCCTTGTGCAGTTCCACCGCCATGTCGGCGAGTTTGGCCTGGGTGAGCTGGAAGCCGGCCACCGGCCGGCCGAACTGCACGCGGCCCTTGGCGTACTCCAGCGCGGACTCGAAGCAGGCGCGTGCGGCGCCCATCGCCCCCCACACGATGCCGTAGCGCGCGTGGTTGAGGCAGCTCAGCGGTCCGCGCAGCCCGGTGGCTCCGGGAAGCACCGCGTCGGCGGGCAGCCGTACGCCGTCCAGGACCAGTTCGCTGGTGACCGAGGCCCGCAGGCTCCACTTGTGGCGGATCTCGGGAGCCGAGAAGCCGGGGGTGCCGGCCGGCACCAGGAAGCCGCGGACGCCGTCCCCGGTCTGCGCCCACACCACCGCGACACCCGCCACCGAGCCGTTGGTGATCCACGTCTTGCGACCGTCGAGCACCCAGTCGGAGCCGTCGCGCCGGGCGCGGGTGGTCATGCCGGCCGGGTCGGAGCCGTGGTCGGGTTCGGTCAGGCCGAAGCAGCCGATCACCTCGCCGGCAGCCATCGGCGGCAGCCAGCGCTCCTTCTGCCCGTCGGAGCCGTAGCGGTGGATGGCGTACATCGCCAGCGAGCCCTGGACGGAGACCAGGGAGCGGATGCCGGAGTCGGCGGCCTCCAGCTCCAGGCAGGCCAGTCCGTACGGGACCGCGCCGGCGCCCGCGCAGCCGTATCCGGTCAGGGTCATACCGAGGGCCCCGAGGTCGCCGAGTTCGCGGGCGAGTTCCCGGACGGGGGGCAGTTCGCCGCGCTCGTACCACTCGGCCACGTGCGGGAGCACCCGGTCGGCGGCCCAGCCGCGTACGGTGTCGCGGATCGCGAGGTCCTCCGGGGCGAGGAGGT
Coding sequences within it:
- a CDS encoding LLM class flavin-dependent oxidoreductase, translated to MPAETPPPSPPPSAAPPAAVPRPAAAAAPYRRTRLLHLAAAIDGRGRHTADHYVELARLAERGALDFVTLGGGAGGGVLDALDALDLLAVLARVASATDRIGLVPAMAAASAAPAELARSVAGLDRVSQGRAGWTVTAPEGGPAGGGDGTEAAAGQPAPKRAEARWRAAADVVGTAVLAWDTLEGAEHRPPQGRPVLAVDATEPAARSTAARYADIAFVRSACQVQADRIRTELRGRAAEWGRDPDRLLVLGELRVDLGGAELGPESGTVVAPVPDGSGGALFRGGPVDLAELMADWQRAGAVDGFHAVPVEPRRDLERFVNGTAALLQHRGLFRAFHPGATLREHLGLQRPAGAARDGRPGGSRLRTG
- a CDS encoding cell division protein SepF — protein: MGSVRRASAWLGLVDDNGGEGYYDEEYADYGEGSERADAWVTDPRVRVASESAHEQGNRIATVTPDGFRDARGIGELFRDGVPVIVNLTAMEPSDAKRVVDFAAGLTFGLRGSIERVATRVFLLTPADYSVMNADTRHGGDRFFNQS
- a CDS encoding acyl-CoA dehydrogenase family protein, with translation MSATTASRTPFDPYDPLDLDDLLAPEDLAIRDTVRGWAADRVLPHVAEWYERGELPPVRELARELGDLGALGMTLTGYGCAGAGAVPYGLACLELEAADSGIRSLVSVQGSLAMYAIHRYGSDGQKERWLPPMAAGEVIGCFGLTEPDHGSDPAGMTTRARRDGSDWVLDGRKTWITNGSVAGVAVVWAQTGDGVRGFLVPAGTPGFSAPEIRHKWSLRASVTSELVLDGVRLPADAVLPGATGLRGPLSCLNHARYGIVWGAMGAARACFESALEYAKGRVQFGRPVAGFQLTQAKLADMAVELHKGILLAHHLGRRMDAGRLRPEQVSFGKLNNVREAIGICRTARTVLGANGISLAYPVMRHATNLESVLTYEGTVEMHQLVLGKALTGLDAFRG